The DNA region aataaagatagagttggaacgaaggtaccaaaaaGTAGGacaaatttccaacaaagtgaagttTGCTTGTTGCAAATCACCAAatctacttcggattgttgcaaaatcactaactccaccaacaatattataattgtaaaattaataattaaaactataataagactttataatatttatttgagagaaatttaaagtggctaattgttgcaaagtaactataattgagagattgagatttgagagaaagagaagagtgaattggtgtggattaaaatagaaatggagaggggtttatataggggtgggggatggatTAAAGTgtttaaaaaagtttaaaagtttgggggcggggggggggatTGGGTTTGGGaccgtttggcaacggccatttttgcaatGGACGTTGCCCAATGGTCCGACTACCAACgggtatatttaatttttttttttaattccaatttaACTTGCTTCCGATTTTACCGCTTTTAACTGCTTAGGCCCGATTTTACGTTTGtttaacatttttaaaaatcgaAACCGGACCGGTATGTAATAAATGTTAACGGAACCGTTTTACCTCGTCCGGTTTAACGGTTCAACAGTTAAAACGGACCGCCTATTGACGGGTTTAGACTAAACCAAGTAAAAATCTTAAATGGATTGTTCCATTGACACTCCTCCATCAATCATGAACATCAAATATGACATCTCGTGTAACctataatgtaaaaaaaaataaaaaaatcagttcaattataaaagaaattagtagaacaatttttatttttttattttttaccttttATCAATCTTAACTTTATTCTCTTAATTATTATCccgagaaaagaaaaggaatgtATATGTTGTTCTCTTTATCCACCTCATTCAAACTCATCAATCTTGCTTATGTTCTTCAGACAAGTTAGCAAGAGAGTTCAGAAACTTGCTAGTAtatgatttaaagaaaaaaaaaaaaagttcataaaCTTGTAGCATATGATTTAGGAAAAAACTATAGaacttaaaagaaaagaaattggtAAATCAGTAAGTAGAAATTAGCAAGATATTTTGAGACTTTAAATTATATTCAGCTAGTTAATTGACCCGCGCTTTGGGCGGTTAGACATTgcgttttgaaaatttaattgatgtaaaagagattaaaaaaaaaattgatacaaaatataaaagtgTTTAATCTTAgacaaacatatataaaaaaatcaaatgtataaggaaaaaatacatatgcaaaaataaaataaaaaattcaaataattaaaatttcctATTGGGAAGGAAATAGAGAGAAAAATTATGTAATTTTAGTCTTCTTGACGTGTCTTTAATTAGTTGtaagaatatttatttattcatgattaataaatataaaatatcacaAAATAGTTAGCATTTCCCTCAAGtaactgaaaaaataaaattgtttagTAAGCAACAACAAAATTAGATATCTTATAATGGATTGCATATCCAGTTGATAAAATTTGAAGGGAACAATATCACAAAAAAGCCATCACAACATTTCCTTAACAACATagtgatatttttattttatttttttaaaaaagaagaagcatgaAATTAGAACATACTGACACCAATTTAAGAATTTCGAAAATTtgatttatgaaattatatttttctaatacTCCAATCTTAAAATAACCAAACAACAGGTTAAGTAAAAATTAGaatatctttcaattttttcctAGAAAATAATGGAagcatacaagttcataacattACCATAAATGTACTTTCCAAGACTTAAATTTTCAATAACTAAAAGAAAGGCAAACCAAACCATAACTTTAactgaaataataataataataataacaacaacaacaatgacacaATAGAAAATCTAGAGCAAAACTGTCAAAAGCATTTGAAGTATTTTTCTCACAATAATCAAATTACAACCAAAATTTTAACAAACGTTTGTTAAGATTTCTAAACATCCAAAAGATAACAAATCAACAAAAATGCTCAAATCTTAGTACCTAAATCCGTGAAGGGTTTTTAAAAAGCAGTTTAGTATTTTGGTAAATGATGGATGAATGAATATAAATAAACTCGATAATGACAAGCAAAATCGTCCTGAATAAAGTACAACATCATAAAACATCTTTCTCCAAAGGACGTCAAAGTAAACTTTAATATATTAATTACTAACAAATACTTCaaatttcatcaattatttCTTCATAGCAATGTTTCATATTCCTAAActaattcaatcaacatacccTTCAAATTTAGTGAATTAACTAACATAAACAAAAcgataataaatattttaattacatagaaaaattattaatctatatcagaatttttttttaaacttactTCCTAATGATTCCCCCTTTTATAATCTGGATAATTATTCACACTAATTTGGCATAAGAAAATGGGATTATGGACACAATTTGGCATAAGAAAATGGGATTATGGACTGAGATCATAAGAAAGAGTGAGATGTCTGACCCccaataaaaaaatcaattatttcttCATAACAATGTTTCATATTCCTAAActaattcaatcaacatacccTTCAAATTTAGTGAATTAACTAACAtaaacaaaaagataataaatattttaattacatagaaaaaattattaatctatagcagaatttttttttaaacttcaaaCTTCCTAATGCTTTCCCCTTTTATAATCTGGATAATTATTCACACTAGTTTGGCATAAGAAAATGAGATTATGGACTGAGATCATAAGAAGGATCGAGATGTCTGACccccaataaaaaaaagtgtgatGCAAGTGATAATTTGATATTCTAAGGATGCCCAATTTTGCAACTTCTATGTAATATTGTAACTAACTCTTTAaagtttctttttctctctgCTTTGTCATCTTAATCGTACCAATCTTCGCCTTCCCGCCATAGCTACAATATCTGTGGCTTCTTCCACTACTTACATAGCTATACAATGCACATCAACCTTTTACATATACATGTAAGAACGTGCACTGATTTAGaagaaaggtttttttttttttttttccccagaATTCACGTTGCCATTGCTGCTGCGAAATTTTGCAAGAAAGATTTGGTTGGCAGAATTTGAGTGGAGAAGAGGAGCAAAAGAGGAAGATTTAATGTGGTACAGCAACTGAAATGTTTAATGTAAACAGATTTTAAACACAACCTTTTACTATTTGCAACCATTCGTATAAGTTGCTGAAGAGATGCAACTggttagtcttttttttttttgagtttataGGGTAAAATGGATAGTTAATtggaaaataagaggaaaaaggcaaaaaaatagagaaaaagataaatatctttccaagccttagagagCGCCACACCAGACCTATGTCCCGgctttatataaatatatagatatataaattTATAGATTTTGTTGAGGATGTTTGCATTCCAATTTTCACATAAAAATGGTCAATTGATTTTATAGTCATTTATAAATCCATTTCTAaatcttttatctttttataaaagatttttattactattatacataaaacattcaaaataataaataaaatttaattcaaattaagAAGGGTTATATTAACTTTCTTcctcaaatgaaaaaaaagtgaCATGCATACAGatggagaagaaaaaataagtaggcgtttggccatgaaaaacaatatttttcactttatttgaaattttggagtttaagttgaagatgaagttgtgtttggttatagtttttacaaagaatatttgattgtttaaatgtattgaaagtgaaaaaagtgaaaaaaagatTTTCGGTATTTTCCAAACtccaaatataattttaagttatatttgaaatttttatagccAAACaccgattttttttaaaaaaaagtggaaattttttttcgaaaaaaagtgaaaaatttcaTGGGCAAACGGGTCCTTAATTTAGAGGGCTGAAGCTATAATTTTCTATCATGGCCAATATTTCTAGACCCACGTAACCATATTTCCAAGACTGGCTTGAAAAACAGCAGCAAATTGTATCTTATCACTGTGCACTGCAATAAAGGAGTACTAGAGTATTGACAAATTTTGTACTAGAGTATTGACAAATTTTCTCGAGAGGGTAAAAACTGACAGCATCGCCATTGCCTATTTACCATTAACAACACACAATTTCCTCATTAATGTAGATCTTCCATTCTTTAAAACAAAGTCCTTATTTCCAAGTGTCAATTATAAAAGCCAAATGTACGCCAATTACCAGTCCAGATCAAAAACCCCAACCCTAAAATGCAGAGAAAGGTGACACAGATCCATCTCAGTAATACCTTCACAAACCCTAGGTTTAGACATGGCGAAGCATTCTTCCGTAGCTATAGCTTTGTTTCGAAAACGATGGTTGACTGTAGTAGCGCTCCTTGTGATGCTTTCAGTTACCACTGCCATTGCTTTTATCGTTAGAGCTAGCCTTGAATCCTCTTGTGATTGCCGCATAGATGTGAAGCGATATAGCGAATCAGCTAAACCGATTGGGGTTGCTGTTACTCAGAGCCCACTTAGTTTTATGAAGTCTAAGCTTGTGCTTCTTGTCTCTCATGAGCTTTCCCTTTCTGGTAcccttttattaatttttgCTTTGTCTAAATTTcgcttttaattatatatatatggtttagTATGTTTTGTTTGGTTCTTCAATGTTGCTTATGGAGCATTCTAGAGTGAGATGTCGCTGTCTAGCTGGGGTGAAGAGTGTTATTTAGCTGTATTAGTGAATTACTTGTGTTGCTGCTGATCCTGTTGTTGTGGTTGCACCCCCTTTTTTGTATAGGAAGATGTGAcaaccacttttttttttttttatgtgtatcAAAGGTTGGATCTTCCATTTTATTAGCCAATTCATTCATTCAGATTGGTGCTGTTTGAGGTGCGAAAGAAAGTAGTCGCGAAATCAGAagactaagtaggcgtttggccatgaataccaaatatttttcactttatttggtattttggagttggagttgaagatggagttgtgtttggttatagctTTTGCAAAGAATAGttagttgtttgaatgtattgaaagtgaaaaaagtgaaaacaagttttttggtgtttttcaaattgaagttgtatttggaactTCCATGGCCAAACGTTGATTTCCAAAAAAAGCAAAAATGTTTCCGggaaaaagtgaattttttttgatggccaaacgggcccaaATAAGAGGTGTAACTTGTCAGATAAGCGGGGATGGAGTTAAATAGAGAACATTAAAATGGAGTGGATGTTTGTGCGGTCCCTAATTAATGCTGCCGTTTATGTATCATCTTCCCGTACCACTTCACTAGAAGTTTAAATTAACTGAAATGTTATGGAGCAGTGCATTAGCTGAGATGTATATGGAACAAAATCAACTGAAAAACAAGTGTTGCATAAGAATAGATTGAGAAATCACTGGATCCTCCTATCTTGTCGCTTTTCATTCTGTTGATCTACACCCTTTTGTTGCTATCATGTATCTTTATAGCACAAGATAGTTGTGACTGATTTATTGAAGGCGATATAAAATTCATAGAagtttgaaaaaagaaatttgttCTATAGCGGGAACATTGGAGTTATCTTGTAATTATATTTTGAGTAACTAACAGAGTTGATCTGTaactttggattcttaagttaGCCGGTTTCCCACTCTTCTAGCACTGGCAATATTTCATTATTTGGCGAGTAAAATAACCAAGAGTTTTCAACTGGTACATTGAGCTTCGGCTAGAACCTCTTCAGCTGCTCCTTGTCCTGATTGCTAAAATGTTAAAAATGGGTGTAATCTTTTCTGACTGATGAACATTTAACTCATGTTGCAAAATGTGCTCTTTCATGCCCTGTTGATAATGCGCTTTCTTGGTGCTAGCAACAGTATGTCGACTTACATTTTCTGCTTCCTAGTTATTCTGTGttttaataattattaatttaatccTGTATAACTTGATCTCACATTTCCGCCAAACAATGAACCACTTATattacaactttattatttcagTAAATTAATATGCTTCTTCTTGATAATGGAAATGAGACCCAACAAACTAAGCATGTTGCAGGTGAAAGTTTGCCTTTGGTTTGGTATGGTATGATGCATCATTTCATTTTGTTCCACATATTCTAGAATTCTGTTAGTTTGACTTTCTTCTTATCAGAAAAAAAACCCTACTAGTCTGGTTCTCCTTGCACTTGAAAACTGAGTTCAGTGTTGGCAAATAAATGGGCTGGGAGCTGGGAGAAAGAGGGTGTGGTTAATGGGGCGCTTTTGGACATTTTGGATAattaagagagaaaagaaagaaaagaacttTCGAAGAGGctgaaaatatatttattaggAGTTCATTTGTGTCTATTTTGTAGTTTGTATTGATGGGGTAAGGGAGGAACACCAACATGCAAGTTGGTTAGGAACTTGGACTTTTGGATGCTtaaaaaatacttgtatcataCCTCCTTTGTAATTGTGGTCGTAGAAAGGAAAGATGGTTGGCATCTTCCCTGACGGGACAGGAACAGCCTTCGGGCTTTACCTGTTTACTATCTCTTTTGTAATTGTAACACCATCTTGGTTGAGTATCAATGAATACTTTGGTTTATGAAAAtagaaggaagaaaagaaaggaccATCTCTTTTAATCATTATGactgttttttcttttcatataggTGGACCCCTGTTGCTGATGGAGCTGGCATTTTTGCTAAGAGGTGTTGGTGCTGAAGTCTGTTGGATCACAAATCAAAGACCATCTGAAACAAATAACGTCGTATACAGTTTGGAACACAAAATGTTACACCGAGGAGTTCAGGTTGTACTTGGCAGTATTTCTTCCAGCTCGAGATTTTATACCTTTCCATTATTTGCATGATCTcatgttttcttattttaagTTTCAGTTCCAGTTCTAGTGTTTGTTTGTCATTTGGTATTGTATTGGTGTTCATTCACCATTCTTTTGGAGAGGACTAAATGTATCTCCACAAttggtcttttttctttttcttctattttcctGTTAGATATTCTGTTTTTCCAATACTTAGTCCTAAATTAACATCCATATTTAACTTTTCATGGATTTTAAGAAGAGAATTGAAAGTTATGGGTTAGACTAGAGATAAAAGTGTGTGAAAAACTTTAAACTGTAAAGACGAGCCTCTTGCATGAGTTACATTGTATGTAACAAAACcattgttttatatatatattttataatggTGGTGTATGGGCCAGCTTATGAGCCTTACAACTGTTCCACCAGGTACCTGCTACTTCCCAGTAAACCTATCCTTTTCTTGTTTGAGCTTTTATatagaaaaaagggaaaatcaaTTTGGGATGGAGGGACATGCTCATCAAGGTAGATAAAAATTAGAGTGTATTaaaacttttgacttttttgtTTAACGGCATCCAACAAGTGTATAATAGTAATATCGGTAGACGATTGTCAAtactattagtggagattatACCCTATGTATTCTGCCCCTTATCCATTTGAGGTGATATTCCCTGTTTTCCTGTAATTTCTCTTGGCTTTTAGCTCTTTTAACATCTTACGATTCATGAAAACTGAAAGATGATAATGATAGAGGTCCTCTTTGAgattcaatttcttttctatattttattCCTTATTTGTTTTAtacacagagagagagagagagagagtcactCACTATATTTTGATAAGTGATATTACTCCTTATAAATAATAGAGGTAATTCTCCGCGGGGTTGTCTGCAATTCATTTATTCTGTTCCAGCAGCCTTAGGCAATTAATAGCTGGCATATTTGCAGTGGTTTGCATGTCTAGTCACTGAGATCTAGAAATTTATTCCTCTAGTAAAGATTTAAATGGTTGTGCTTATGGGTGCATGTCTGCTTTCAGGTTGTCTCTGCTAAGGGTCAGGAGGCAATAGATACTGCTTTAAAAGCTGACTTGGTTGTTTTAAACACTGCCGTTGCTGGGAAATGGTTGGATGCTGTTCTTAAGGAACATGTTCCTCGTGTCCTTCCCAAAGTTTTGTGGTGGATCCATGAAATGCGAGGTCATTACTTCAGTCTAGATTATGTGAAGCACCTTCCATATGTTGCTGGTGCAATGATTGATTCGCATGTAACAGCTGAATACTGGAAGAATAGGACACAGGAGCGGCTAAGGTACATTTATAAGTTctgtaattttaatattaagTTGGTGATGGATCTACTTCCAGTGGCCTTTTGAGGTCATGCATCTTTAGATTCAAATTACATCTTGAGCATCATTTGGTTCTGAGGCCAGAATGTTCTGTTTACACACTAATGTGAATTTACATGATAAATAGAGTAGGTGaaatctatttttttgtttgattgtTTTAAGTTGAGTAAATGAAATCTTTTAGTCTTAAAATGGCACTTTACTCTCTCAAGATGCCATCATTTCCCAGTGTCTGTCGATTTGTACAGTCACCATAAGAAATGGTAGAGGGAGGAGAaggaatacaacaacaacaacaacatatccaatgTATTCCCACatggtggggtctggggagggtagcgtgtatgcagaccttacccctaccttgggaggtaggaaGGCTGTTTCCGATAAACCCCCAGCTCAAGAAAAGGTGCcaagacaacaataataataagcagtaacaacaacatataataagataaatgacgttaaagaaagaaagagagaaacaagCAAGCTATATGAGAGATATAAAAAATAAGCGAGTAAACAAAGATAATAAAACTCCTAATGCGGAAAAGAAATCCTCGCGGCCCCCTACTAGCCCTCTACCCTGATACTCGACCTCCACACCCTCCTATCAccggtcatgtcctcggtaagctgaagtAGCGTCATATCTTGCCGAATCACCTCTCCCCGTGCCTCTTTGCCTACCCCTCCCTCTCTCTTCGGCCCACCACCGGCCACCTCTCACACCTTCTCACTGGCGCATCAACGCATCTCCGCTGCACATGGCCGAACCATCTCAACCTCCCTTCCCGCATCTTATCCACCACTGGGGTCACACCCACCTTGTCCTGAATCACTTCATTCCGAATCCTATCTCTCCTGGTATGACCGCACATCCATCTCAGCATCCGCATCTCTGCTACCTTCATTTTCTGGACATGGGCTTTCTTCACTGGCCAGCATTCCGTCCCGtacaacatagtcggtctaaccaccactttgtagaactttcccTTAAGCATAGGCGGCACCTTCTTATCGCACAACACCCCCGATGCGagcttccatttcatccatcccGCTCCAATACGATGTCTGACATCGTCATCAATCTCGCCATTCCCTTGGATGATCGATCCCAGGTACTTGAAGCTTTCTTTCTTCGGGAGGAGAAGGAATGTTAATACATAATTGAACAACATAAGACTTATGAAGAATAAAAGTTTAAGTGTCTATGCACATTCGTGCAGATAGATCTACTTCTCCTCCCCTCATAAAATGAGACAAGATGGGGTTTACAAGATTTAGCTACCTATTGGGAGCTGCTGTAATTATTCAAAGTTTCTAGCTGTATTATGAAACAAGGAGACAAATAATCTCATTGAATTATGTTATATACGAAAATTAAAATAGCCTTCATGTGTCGACCCAACATGTTACCTGCGGCATTTTAGTTATGGAATTGTATTATTAGCACATAAAAAATTGGTAAATGAACAGACTGTAACTGTTCTCGCTCTCTCTTTACCACTTCCTCtctcacccctctctctctgAGATAGGTTAGGTTGTACTTTACACAAATCCAACTGATAAAAGTAAACTTTCTACTATGGAAATTTAGATCAGATTGCTTCTCATTTTAGTTAACCTTTCATCGTCGGGTTTCTTATCTATCATTGATGTCTTTATCCAGATCTTTCCTAATGAGATTCTGTTGGACTCAGGAAGTGATAAAGCACCACTCCAGGAAAACTATTCTGGTTTGCCGTGTGTTATATGGACAAGTACTCACTTGTATTATCACGGCTAGTAGAAAATGCTAACAGTAATTGTAGTGTGACATATACTGAAAGTACCCTGATCCTAATTGTGGTGGATGCTTGGTATGTTTCTTTGAAAATTCTGAATGCCTATATATAAGTGAAGTAATTTTAAACTCGAAGTGTATCTCAATCTATTTTGAGGCGTACAACttagttgaatttattttactttaccTGATAAAAAAATTTCGCTGAATTTATTTCTCCATTGCTAAGGTAATATACTGGAAATGTTCTTTCTAATACTTGGGTATGAATGCTCAAACTTTGGTCGAACTCCAGAAAGATAGCTCCTGGATGACTTCTTAGTTATGTCCAAATCTACCTTCTATTACGTTGCCTATTCTTCATTTTTCGTTCTCGTTTGTAGGCGTTGTAAAACCTCTCTTAACTGTTATTGATATTCTGTAGGATCAAAATGCCAAAAACCCATGTTGTTCATCTTGGCAACAGCAATGAGCTAATGGAAATTGCTGAAGATAGTGCGGCAAAAAGGATTTTGCGGGAGCATGTTCGTGAATCTCTTGGAGTTCGAAATGAAGATATACTATTTGCCCTCATAAATAGTAAGCCTTTTCCTGTAATACTATTATGCATTATAGTCTATCATGTTTTGTTCCTGATAAAAGCTGCTTTCTTGAATACATGTTTAGGTGGATTGCTCTTgattaattttctaaatttatcCAATCACTATGATTCACTCGTATTCATCATCATGCTGTACATACTTTTCCTTAACTACTGTCGACTTGGATTTGAAATATGGGTAGAATTTCTCGCTGACGGTCCTTTTCTAACTACACTATGACCTGGACTTGCAATATTGCAGGTGTTACTCGTGGGAAGGGGCAAGACTTATTTTTAAGGTCGTTCTATGAGAGCTTGCAGCTTATTCAAGAAAGGAAGTTACAGTTGCCATCAATTCATGCTGTTGTTGTAGGGAGTGACATGGCTAGTCATAGCAAATTTGAGACCGAGCTTAGGAACTTCGTTATATCAAAGAAGATCCAGAATTATGTTCATTTTGTCAATAAGACATTGACAGTAGCTCCATATCTTGCTGCTGTTGATGTTCTTGTTCAGAATTCTCAGGTTTGTAGGCATGGGGTGAATGCTTGGTCactttttcttcctctttttcccTCTTAagtatgattattttacttatgcGGTAATAGCTAACTCCATATATTTCCTCCCTTCTATTTTAACCATGTAGGCACGGGGTGAATGCTTTGGTCGAATTACTATTGAGGCCATGGCGTTTCAGCTGCCTGTGTTGGTAATTGCCATTTTTCTTCCTCCATCTTGGCTTGTTGTTATTCTTTTACAGGCAGCAGTTCCATTTTATAATCTTAAATATTCCATTGGATTGGAAAAACTTACCCTCTCATCCATTTGCCTTTCCATTTCAGGGAACTGCAGCTGGTGGCACCCAAGAAATTGTATTAAATGGTACGACTGGTCTTCTACATCCTGCGGGGAAAGAAGGGATAATGCCACTTGCAAAAAACATTGTTAAATTAGCCACCCACGTTGAGCGGAGGCTTACAATGGGTAAGAAAGGGTATgagagggtaaaagagagatTTCTTGAGCGTCACATGGAAGAAAGAATCGCAGCAGTTCTAAAGGACGTGTTGCAAAAAGCAAAGGTACACCAAAGGGCATGATCTCTGTTCTCAGTTGGAGCTGCATTTGTAGATGTGACGTGGAAATTTATAAGCTGTGAGTAGGTGGTCAACAACAGGAAATGAAGTACCATAGGGAAACAGTTCAGTGTCCTCTTGCTTATATATTTTGAgtgtaaaaaagaaagagacaTTTTCATCCTTGATGTTGTCAATGTGGTGTCGAAGGACTAGTGCTCCTAATCATTCACCATAATTTTGCACTTCTTTTTGGTTTGTGGGCAGGTTAGTACATAGTCTGGGAGGATgtagtatgattttatggacGTTTGGGTAATGTCCTTTGCATCATTGTGTTCTGGACCTGTATTTCCTGTAATAGAGTGGGGTTCCTTTTTTAGGTCAAGAAAGCTAAAATTATCTCTTCCCTCCTCAACTAACACAAATACACAATTACACACTCCTTAGGTAACAAGTCTTGTTAATCCAGAGGGGCGGATGCaagatttgaattttatggGTTTTGAGTTTGGAATTCCACTCCTACTTaagtgatttattgtgatgtttGAGTTCCCTCGTATCATAACTTCTCAGAGACGTGAGTGACCTACGTTAAAATGTTGCAAAAATGACGTGAAGGCTTTAGTATACCAAAATAGAATGCTGACAGATGAACCATCACCGCTCTTCGCCGAGAGGAGTTTGAATAAAGACCGATTATATATGTCGGTTTGTACACTACGGAATGATAAGAACGGACAGCGTTTCAACTCATCAAACTGAGATTATGGTTAGTAATCAAAAGAATTTACTAAGAGATGGGTATTAATCAAAAGAATTTACTAAGAGCTTATGGTTCTCAACAAAACCACAATGTTCATGCgaaaaggagaaaacaaaaagaaatgatGAATGACCCTCAATTTTGTTAACTAAAGTTTCATTGCAGGCAGATTAATGAATTGATGCCCAATTTCCTATCTAAATTTAGTTTTATTTAGAGATGTGGATTCTTGTACTTTCAACTCCTTCACCTAATCATGACTGTCtatgtattttcactttaatttttaactaataaaattaaattatttatttccaTGTAAATGAGTGCAAGAAAGTGTTTACCCTTCTGGTAATGACGTTTGCGTCAATTTGATGcaattcaattaattaaccaCACAATCACAAAGCTAGACCCCTTGAAATAGTACCGTCCAAAAACATTGGGGCTCACACAGGTAATCTTTTCCATCGAGTTCGAGCTTATATGAATCACCAACTTCCACAACTGTAAAAATTTTAGATTCATTAAACTATttagatttaattttttttttttaaactattatATGCAAGTCATTTACAGTCAATTGCCATCATAGTTAGCTCTCCCTTGTCCTTCTACTTCCGGTTTCATATTGTCTCAACTCTAGACCTTAGCTTTGCATGTAATGGTTTCACTTGCTCGTAAGCTGATAGTATCCAGGAACCCTAGTCCAATACCCAGAAACCCACAAGCTTTGCAGCCCTTTGTCCCATTTTCCCGTCTTCAAGAAACAAAACTCTTAGAATGTCATCTAGTTTCACTTCTTGACAACTGTAACAGCCTAATTCAGATCAAACAAGTACATGCTCACGTTATTCGTAAAGGTCTTGACCAATGCTGCTATGTTCTCGCAAAACTACTACGTATGCTCACAAAAATCAATGTCCCAATGGAACCATATCCCTGTCTTGTATTTCATCAAGTGGAATATCGTAACCCTTTTTTATGGACAGCTTTAATTCGTGGTTATTCAATTCAAGGACCATTGAAAGAGGCTGTGCGTTTGTATAATGCTATGAGAAGGGAAAATATATCGCCTGTTTCTTTTACTTTGACTGCTTTGCTCAAGGGTTGTTGTGATGAGTTTGAGTTGAATTTAGGTAGG from Lycium ferocissimum isolate CSIRO_LF1 chromosome 2, AGI_CSIRO_Lferr_CH_V1, whole genome shotgun sequence includes:
- the LOC132046515 gene encoding uncharacterized protein LOC132046515, giving the protein MAKHSSVAIALFRKRWLTVVALLVMLSVTTAIAFIVRASLESSCDCRIDVKRYSESAKPIGVAVTQSPLSFMKSKLVLLVSHELSLSGGPLLLMELAFLLRGVGAEVCWITNQRPSETNNVVYSLEHKMLHRGVQVVSAKGQEAIDTALKADLVVLNTAVAGKWLDAVLKEHVPRVLPKVLWWIHEMRGHYFSLDYVKHLPYVAGAMIDSHVTAEYWKNRTQERLRIKMPKTHVVHLGNSNELMEIAEDSAAKRILREHVRESLGVRNEDILFALINSVTRGKGQDLFLRSFYESLQLIQERKLQLPSIHAVVVGSDMASHSKFETELRNFVISKKIQNYVHFVNKTLTVAPYLAAVDVLVQNSQARGECFGRITIEAMAFQLPVLGTAAGGTQEIVLNGTTGLLHPAGKEGIMPLAKNIVKLATHVERRLTMGKKGYERVKERFLERHMEERIAAVLKDVLQKAKVHQRA